One region of Triticum aestivum cultivar Chinese Spring chromosome 6B, IWGSC CS RefSeq v2.1, whole genome shotgun sequence genomic DNA includes:
- the LOC123139602 gene encoding uncharacterized protein — protein MGVASAALWDILAKAANVAQMSGLHAAMLVAVGMSLLSIPQSRWECAKLERCSRRLHALLQWPTCCGAVLLCSEMGGSVLKALVDAAGLVASYKKSTLWHCVRRGKGMAAQLRDMQDVVDSYCGLLLYVNAHLLLQPATHRPPPDATTYGVQEVNENDTPQSRSVLQAVTNSPGVKETRGTQMPNDDGEGGTGSWTD, from the exons ATGGGGGTGGCGTCGGCGGCACTCTGGGACATCCTGGCGAAGGCCGCCAACGTGGCGCAGATGTCCGGCCTGCACGCCGCCATGCTGGTCGCCGTGGGCATGAGCCTCCTGAGCATCCCGCAGAGCAGGTGGGAGTGCGCCAAGCTCGAGCGGTGCAGCCGCAGGCTCCACGCGTTGCTGCAGTGGCCGACGTGCTGCGGGGCCGTGCTGCTGTGCTCGGAGATGGGAGGCTCCGTTCTAAAGGCGCTCGTCGACGCGGCCGGACTCGTCGCCTCCTATAAGAAGAGCACGCTGTGGCACTGCGTCCGGAGGGGCAAGGGCATGGCCGCCCAGCTCCGGGACATGCAGGACGTCGTTGACTCCTACTGCGGGCTCCTGCTCTACGTCAACGCGCATCTCCTGCTACAACCGGCGACTCATCGTCCCCCGCCAGATGCTACTACGTACGG GGTTCAGGAGGTGAATGAGAATGACACACCACAGAGTCGAAGTGTGCTACAAGCAGTAACCAATAGCCCGGGAGTTAAAGAAACTCGTGGCACTCAAATGCCCAATGATGATGGCGAGGGGGGAACAGGCAGCTGGACAGACTAG
- the LOC123134834 gene encoding uncharacterized protein, translated as MESDVPAVELQPALPAVPMDQPGQPEAASLQPAMAQVQPAKPPVQPWEYSLRKYLLLLATLVVTVTYTEGFSPPGGVWQAAHDGQPAGDPIIRYTHYHRYLAFLYCNAAAFAASLVVIVLILILAIRHDKKGKDSQWVVVPLRLVMVLDLLSLMGAYGAGTCRDKISIFYFAVLVAIVFLYILVLKLMDCWDKNSDSSAGMIPAPVASSIDGMPVNMGSDSGGTTPIPNPDSGTSSGPVASCDGRMPVSNDNTGSDDIMPAPNPDSSTDTIPAPILGSDPAIVDKRFRDRKALKKLKAEERLRKVLMLLATFAVSITYVAGLSTPGGFWDSTGGSHRPGDAILKDQHNPRLTVFLLCNTTAFVVSLLITMLLIIDGKKLRKKKTARSRMLCGCIVVALVGLVGAYIAGSCREIDTTAYVASLVGAVLAIAHIILLYGIYASAQQTEEIQQTDANVSTIQCSGKEVLDKARSLVLLLATLAAAITYTAGLKPPGGLWQDNTNGHMAGDPILLTTNASRYKAFFYCNSVAFVASLVAIVLVQTEILVKHHVLEAAMILDLFGLIGAYAAGSCRGVNSSIYVMALAGLVLVYVVIHVIFFTLDHEDKNHDNQANQLLEKRRKRLLLFAILAATITYQAGLTPPGGFLLQDDNLGHQAGDPVLLYNFPRRYKAFFYCNSVSFMLSISLILLLVNPNLYRPAIRSNALSVCTAVGLFCLMVAYAAGSTQHLKTSIYIFVLVGVVLFVAAGLLLVFALREQNNSDNSAAAASSISHEQEEEEERNKEEERKKHARRKYLMLLGILVASVAYQAGLEPPGGAWQSSGNGYEAGDPVMHDIRRPRYLVFFYSNSFSFVASIVVIMMLLPHWLPNRKKEEWEKWSLRVMNWTILLDLVALLVAYAAGSSRGWKTSVYVSMLILAVLGYFAIHMTLSIWSDRCHRRRPLHERVESSQENPRV; from the exons ATGGAGAGTGATGTCCCTGCCGTGGAGCTGCAGCCGGCACTCCCGGCAGTGCCAATGGATCAGCCAGGCCAGCCAGAGGCAGCATCTCTGCAGCCGGCAATGGCGCAGGTGCAGCCGGCAAAGCCGCCGGTGCAGCCATGGGAGTACAGCCTGCGGAAGTACCTCCTGCTGCTGGCCACCTTGGTGGTGACCGTCACTTACACGGAGGGGTTCAGCCCACCGGGAGGCGTCTGGCAGGCCGCCCACGATGGCCAACCtgccggcgaccccatcatccgctaCACCCACTACCACCGCTACCTCGCCTTCCTCTACTGCaacgccgccgccttcgccgcgtCGCTCGTGGTCattgtcctcatcctcatcctcgcaATTCGGCACGACAAGAAGGGGAAGGACAGCCAATGGGTTGTCGTGCCCCTGCGGCTAGTCATGGTGCTGGACCTACTCAGCCTCATGGGCGCGTATGGCGCCGGTACCTGCCGCGACAAGATTTCAATCTTCTACTTCGCGGTACTTGTGGCCATCGTCTTCCTCTACATCCTCGTTCTCAAGTTGATGGACTGCTGGGACAAGAACTCCGATTCCAGTGCCGGCATGATTCCTGCCCCCGTCGCCAGCTCCATAGACGGGATGCCCGTCAACATGGGCTCCGACTCCGGTGGCACGACGCCCATTCCCAATCCTGACTCCGGCACGAGTTCCGGCCCTGTCGCCAGCTGCGATGGCAGGATGCCCGTCTCCAACGACAACACCGGCTCCGACGACATCATGCCCGCTCCCAATCCCGACTCTAGCACCGACACGATTCCGGCCCCCATCCTCGGCTCTGACCCGGCCATTGTCGACAAACGGTTCCGCGACCGCAAGGCCCTGAAGAAGCTGAAAGCCGAAGAACGGCTCCGCAAGGTCCTGATGCTTCTGGCTACATTCGCGGTGAGCATCACGTACGTGGCCGGGCTGAGCACGCCAGGCGGGTTCTGGGACAGCACCGGGGGCAGCCACCGCCCAGGTGACGCCATCCTCAAGGACCAGCACAACCCACGCCTGACGGTGTTCTTGCTCTGCAACACCACAGCATTCGTGGTGTCCCTTCTCATCACCATGCTGCTTATCATCGACGGCAAGAAGCTCCGCAAGAAGAAGACGGCTCGGTCTCGCATGCTCTGTGGGTGCATCGTGGTCGCCCTGGTCGGCCTAGTCGGCGCATACATCGCCGGCAGCTGCAGGGAGATTGATACCACCGCCTACGTGGCCAGCTTGGTCGGTGCCGTTCTAGCAATAGCACACATCATCCTACTCTATGGTATCTACGCTTCAGCgcaacaaactgaagaaattcagcAGACTGATGCTAATGTCAG TACAATACAGTGCAGTGGCAAGGAGGTTCTGGACAAGGCTCGCTCTCTTGTTCTACTGCTTGCCACTCTTGCCGCCGCCATCACCTACACAGCGGGGTTGAAGCCACCGGGAGGACTTTGGCAGGACAACACCAACGGGCACATGGCCGGTGACCCCATCCTTCTCACAACCAATGCTAGCCGATACAAGGCCTTCTTCTACTGCAACTCGGTTGCCTTTGTGGCCTCCTTGGTGGCCATTGTCCTAGTCCAGACGGAAATTCTGGTCAAGCACCACGTGCTGGAGGCAGCCATGATACTTGACCTCTTTGGCCTCATCGGTGCATATGCCGCCGGGAGCTGCCGGGGCGTGAACAGCTCCATTTACGTCATGGCTTTGGCAGGCCTCGTCCTGGTCTATGTGGTGATCCATGTTATCTTCTTCACGCTGGATCACGAGGACAAAAACCACGACAACCAGGCAAATCAGTTGCTGGAGAAGAGGCGCAAACGGTTGCTCCTCTTCGCGATCTTGGCTGCGACCATTACCTACCAAGCCGGCCTCACCCCTCCTGGTGGCTTCCTGCTCCAGGATGACAACCTCGGACACCAGGCTGGCGACCCGGTCCTCTTGTACAACTTCCCACGTCGCTACAAGGCATTCTTCTACTGCAACTCGGTGAGCTTCATGCTTTCCATCTCCCTCATCCTCCTCCTGGTGAACCCCAATCTATACAGGCCAGCCATACGAAGCAATGCGCTATCTGTTTGTACGGCTGTGGGCTTGTTTTGTTTGATGGTGGCCTACGCCGCTGGAAGCACCCAACACCTCAAGACATCCATCTACATCTTTGTGTTGGTCGGTGTGGTCCTCTTCGTTGCAGCTGGACTGCTGCTAGTATTTGCGCTGAGGGAGCAAAACAATAGTGACAATTCAGCAGCTGCCGCGTCATCCATATCCCATgaacaggaggaagaagaagaaaggaacaaggaggaagaaaggaagaagCACGCGAGGCGCAAGTACCTGATGCTGCTAGGAATCTTGGTGGCAAGCGTTGCCTACCAGGCCGGCCTGGAACCGCCCGGCGGAGCATGGCAGAGCAGTGGCAATGGATATGAGGCAGGCGATCCGGTGATGCATGATATCAGGAGGCCTCGGTACCTTGTCTTCTTCtacagcaactccttttccttcgTGGCTTCCATTGTTGTCATCATGATGTTACTGCCGCACTGGCTGCCAAACAGGAAGAAAGAAGAATGGGAGAAATGGTCGTTGAGGGTGATGAACTGGACGATCCTGCTGGATTTGGTCGCTCTCCTAGTGGCATATGCAGCCGGATCCAGCAGGGGTTGGAAGACGTCTGTGTATGTCAGCATGCTCATACTTGCCGTTCTGGGCTACTTTGCAATCCATATGACGCTGTCAATATGGTCTGATCgttgccatcgccgtcgtcctctccATGAGAGGGTTGAGAGCAGCCAAGAAAATCCTCGAGTGTGA
- the LOC123139204 gene encoding uncharacterized protein, translating into MHTDESDRQATASGQRQGQCQQPWEYSLRKYLLLLSTLVVTVTYAAGFNPPGGVWQVTHDGQLAGDPIIRQTNYRRYLAFFYCNATAFAASLVVIVLILVLAIRHDKEKEKKKNDAIGVVLPLRGFMILDLLSLVGAYGAGTCRDKISIVYSAVLVAIVFLCIVALKLMDCWSTDKNHGPGSDGVTPLTKPKAEERLCKVLMLLATFAVSVTYVAGLSTPGGFWDSTGTSYRPGDAILKDRHSMRLTVFLLCNTTAFVASLLITMLLIIDGKKLREKTARSRVLYGCIVVALVGLIGAYTAGSCRKADTTAKLVGLVGAVLAMAYILLYGGFYTSAPKISCSCFGPAKQTDDDVSTKELLEKARSLVLLLATLAATITYTAGLDPPGGLWQDNVDGHMAGDPILLTTNARRYKAFFYCNSVAFVASLVAIVLVQKEILVKHHVLEAAMILDLFGLIGAYAAGSCRDANTSFYAMALAGAVLVYVVIHVVFFTLDQDPKDQKDDEADQLLEKRRLLEKRRKRLLLFAILAATITYQAGLTPPGGVLLKDDNLGHHAGDPVLLYNYPLRYKVFFYCNSVSFMLSIALIILLVNPNLYRPAIRSNALSVCTAVGLFCLTGAYAAGSTQHFKTSIYIFVLVGAVLFVAAGLLLVFLLTKPNKNENSTAAAPSISCEQEDGEEEKKKHARSKYLMLLGILVASVAYQAGLDPPGGAWQSSGNGYEAGDPVMHFNRRPRYLVFFYSNSISFMASIVVIMMLLPHWLPNENGKNWAKWSLRVMNWTILLDLVTLLVAYAAGSSRGWKTSVYVGMLILAVLGYFAIHMTLSIWSDRRRAAKKKLERDSLPVRSAVVHSS; encoded by the exons ATGCACACGGATGAGTCCGACCGGCAGGCAACGGCGTCCGGGCAGCGGCAGGGGCAGTGCCAGCAGCCATGGGAGTACAGCCTGCGGAAGTACCTCCTGCTGCTGTCCACCCTGGTGGTCACCGTCACCTACGCCGCCGGCTTCAACCCGCCGGGCGGCGTCTGGCAGGTCACCCACGACGGCCAACTcgccggcgaccccatcatccgccaAACCAACTACCGCCGCTACCTCGCCTTCTTCTACTGCAACGCCACCGCCTTCGCCGcctcgctcgtggtcatcgtcctcatCCTTGTCCTCGCCATCCGGCacgacaaggagaaggagaagaagaagaatgacgccATCGGGGTCGTCCTGCCGCTGCGGGGCTTCATGATTCTGGACCTCCTTAGCCTCGTGGGCGCCTACGGCGCCGGAACCTGCCGGGACAAGATCTCCATCGTCTACTCTGCGGTGTTGGTGGCCATCGTCTTTCTCTGCATCGTGGCTCTCAAGTTGATGGATTGCTGGTCCACAGACAAGAACCATGGCCCTGGCTCCGATGGCGTGACGCCCCTGACGAAGCCCAAAGCAGAAGAGCGGCTCTGCAAGGTCCTGATGCTCCTGGCCACGTTCGCGGTGAGCGTCACATACGTCGCCGGGCTGAGCACGCCGGGTGGCTTCTGGGACAGCACCGGGACCAGCTACCGCCCAGGTGATGCAATTCTCAAGGACCGTCACAGCATGCGCCTGACGGTGTTCCTGCTCTGCAACACCACGGCGTTCGTGGCGTCCCTGCTCATCACCATGCTGCTCATCATCGACGGCAAGAAGCTCCGCGAGAAGACGGCTCGCTCTCGCGTGCTCTACGGGTGTATCGTCGTCGCGCTTGTCGGCCTCATTGGCGCATACACCGCTGGCAGCTGCAGGAAGGCCGACACCACCGCCAAATTGGTCGGCCTTGTCGGCGCCGTTCTGGCAATGGCATACATTCTACTCTATGGTGGTTTCTATACGTCAGCGCCAAAAATTTCGTGTTCTTGTTTCGGTCCAGCAAAACAAACTGATGATGATGTCAG TACTAAGGAGCTTCTGGAGAAGGCTCGCTCTCTTGTTCTACTGCTGGCCACTCTTGCCGCCACAATCACCTACACAGCGGGGCTGGACCCGCCGGGTGGCCTTTGGCAGGACAACGTCGATGGGCACATGGCCGGTGACCCGATCCTCCTCACCACAAACGCTAGGAGGTACAAGGCCTTCTTCTACTGCAACTCGGTTGCGTTCGTGGCCTCTTTGGTGGCCATCGTCCTGGTCCAGAAGGAGATTCTGGTCAAGCACCATGTGCTTGAGGCAGCCATGATACTCGACCTGTTTGGCCTCATCGGCGCATATGCCGCTGGGAGCTGCCGGGACGCCAACACCTCCTTTTATGCCATGGCTTTGGCCGGCGCCGTCCTCGTCTATGTGGTGATCCATGTTGTCTTCTTCACACTAGATCAGGATCCCAAGGACCAAAAAGACGACGAAGCAGATCAGTTGCTGGAGAAGAGGCGCTTGCTGGAGAAGAGGCGCAAACGGTTGCTCCTCTTTGCGATCTTGGCCGCAACCATCACCTACCAAGCAGGCCTCACCCCTCCCGGCGGCGTCCTGCTCAAGGATGACAATCTCGGGCACCACGCTGGCGACCCGGTACTCTTGTACAACTACCCATTACGCTACAAGGTCTTCTTCTACTGCAACTCGGTGAGCTTCATGTTGTCCATCGCCCTCATCATCCTCCTGGTGAACCCCAATCTGTACAGGCCAGCCATACGAAGCAATGCTTTATCTGTTTGTACGGCAGTGGGCTTGTTTTGCTTGACGGGTGCCTATGCCGCTGGAAGCACGCAACACTTCAAGACATCCATCTACATCTTTGTGCTGGTTGGCGCGGTCCTCTTTGTTGCAGCTGGACTGCTGCTAGTATTTTTGCTGACGAAGCCAAACAAAAATGAAAATTCAACAGCTGCTGCGCCATCCATATCCTGTGAAcaggaagacggagaagaagaaaagaagaaacacgCCAGGAGCAAGTACCTGATGCTGCTAGGCATCTTGGTGGCAAGCGTAGCCTACCAGGCCGGCCTGGATCCGCCCGGCGGAGCATGGCAGAGCAGTGGCAATGGGTATGAGGCGGGTGACCCTGTGATGCACTTTAACAGGAGGCCACGGTACCTCGTCTTCTTCTACAGCAACTCCATTTCCTTCATGGCTTCCATCGTCGTCATCATGATGCTGCTACCGCACTGGCTGCCAAATGAGAATGGAAAAAATTGGGCGAAATGGTCGCTGAGGGTGATGAACTGGACGATCCTACTGGATTTGGTCACTCTCCTAGTGGCCTATGCAGCCGGCTCCAGCAGGGGGTGGAAGACATCTGTGTATGTCGGCATGCTCATACTTGCCGTTCTGGGCTACTTTGCAATCCATATGACGCTGTCGATATGGTCTGATCGTCGCCGAGCAGCCAAGAAAAAACTAGAGCGTGATTCTTTACCGGTGCGCTCAGCAGTGGTACACTCTAGCTAG